In the genome of Quercus robur chromosome 3, dhQueRobu3.1, whole genome shotgun sequence, one region contains:
- the LOC126716982 gene encoding putative disease resistance protein RGA3 isoform X23, whose amino-acid sequence MAEAILYGVAQTIIENLGSMVFAEIGSMWGVEDEFEKLKDTVSAVQAVLLDAEEQQVKNYQVKHWLVRLRDAVYDADDLLTEFYTEDMRLRVIGDDEMTKTVRTYQSNPITAFFTSSSQLPFCHDMAKKITAMRERFDAIANDMNKFQFVVHPSETRVVTRERGQTCSFVCEEEVIGREEDKKAIIDLLLDYDVQENVSFISIVGIGGLGKTTLAQYVFNDEKVKNYFDLRMWVSVSDVFDVKTIAEKIIRCADVSKHENLDMEQVQNKLRETLNQKKYLLVLDDVWNEDEEKWCNLKRLLIRGSKGSKVVITTRTKLVAAITSTILPSYHLKGLSENQSWSLFKQMAFRKVQEMINPNLEAIGRDIVQKCCGVPLAIKAIGRILFFKKTEDEWLYIKNKELTNVTQEENNSGILPILKLSYDHLPSHLKCCFAYCSLFPKDHEISKFSLINLWIAQGFIQLSNEKLHMEDVANDYCMDLLWRSFFQEAREDSFGNVISFKMHDLIHDLAQSISRVECTYIDSNIENVKKNVRHLSIASHNVLKKDLSSLFKAKKIRTLILITGEKESSCQKPPLEILFSSLRCLRALSLRGSDIIYVPNSIEELTYLKYLDLSRNKIRVLPISITRLLNLQTLNLSYCGKLKELPGNVQNLFNLRNLELEGCDSLTYMPPGLGQLTSLQVLPLFIVNEGLTCGGLPELNKLNNLRGELRIEIKVRVEDATSKAKAANLKDKQHLRKLVLIWDEELGNDVAGVCEDENLMEGLQPHRNLKKLKVEGYQGVRFPSWLRSLTGLVMLKISNSMCQYLSPMYQLPNLRDLSLEHMDGLEYISDREITEGISASSTFFPSLESLKLQNCPNLKGWWRRATVGVATSSQQYQQHVSFPRLLQLEIRGCKNLTCMPLFPNLEKPLRLTECSCNPLQQTMNMKAISLVPSASNSSPPLSKLKILSLSGIEDIEFLPEQWLQNLASLEELRIEKCDRLKSLSLSLFMQHLTSLKTLFISECKEVDLFCDEDTQSVGVSPQITDLEIFDLPRLVSLPEGIGNLTALQDLEIFDLPRLVSLPEGIGNLTALPNLEISDLPCLVSLPEGIGNLTALQNLEISDLPCLISLPEGIRSLTSLKRFHVRSCANLTSLPSGMHRLSSLETLIISKCPHLKERYQKGIGEIAHVPYFQYYDD is encoded by the exons ATGGCCGAAGCAATCCTGTATGGCGTTGCGCAGACGATCATTGAAAATTTGGGCTCTATGGTTTTCGCAGAGATTGGATCCATGTGGGGTGTCGAAGATGAGTTCGAAAAATTGAAGGATACTGTTTCCGCTGTTCAAGCTGTACTTCTGGATGCTGAGGAGCAGCAGGTCAAGAACTATCAAGTCAAGCACTGGCTCGTGAGGCTCAGGGACGCAGTCTATGATGCGGATGACTTGCTGACCGAATTCTACACTGAAGATATGCGTCTAAGGGTGATAGGGGATGATGAAATGACAAAGACGGTACGTACTTATCAGTCTAATCCTATTACTGCTTTCTTTACAAGTTCAAGCCAACTTCCTTTTTGTCATGATATGGCTAAAAAAATAACAGCGATGAGGGAGAGATTTGATGCAATAGCAAATGATATGAATAAGTTTCAGTTTGTAGTACATCCATCAGAAACAAGGGTCGTGACTAGGGAAAGGGGTCAAACTTGCTCATTTGTATGTGAAGAAGAAGTTATAGGGAGAGAAGAGGATAAGAAGGCCATTATAGATCTATTATTGGACTATGATGTGCAAGAGAATGTTTCGTTTATATCCATAGTGGGGATTGGGGGGCTGGGGAAGACCACACTTGCTCAATATGTATTCAACGATGAGAAAGTGAAGAATTATTTTGACTTGCGCATGTGGGTGTCTGTCTCTGATGTCTTTGATGTAAAAACAATTGCTGAAAAGATAATTAGATGTGCAGATGTTTCGAAACATGAAAACCTTGACATGGAGCAAGTACAAAATAAACTTCGTGAAACACTCAACCAAAAGAAGTATTTACTTGTGTTGGATGATGTGTGGAACGAGGATGAGGAAAAGTGGTGTAATTTGAAAAGACTTTTGATACGTGGCTCAAAGGGAAGTAAGGTGGTGATAACAACACGGACTAAATTGGTTGCAGCGATTACTAGCACAATCTTACCGTCGTATCATCTAAAAGGCCTCTCGGAAAACCAATCTTGGTCTCTATTTAAGCAAATGGCATTTAGAAAAGTGCAAGAGATGATTAATCCTAATCTTGAAGCAATTGGAAGGGATATTGtacaaaaatgttgtggagTGCCTCTTGCTATTAAGGCAATAGGCAGAATATTATTCTTCAAAAAGACAGAGGATGAATGGTTATATATCAAGAATAAAGAACTTACAAATGTAActcaagaagaaaataatagtgGTATTTTACCGATTCTAAAATTGAGTTATGATCATCTCCCATCACATTTAAAGTGTTGTTTCGCTTATTGTTCATTATTTCCTAAAGATCATGAGATTTCAAAGTTTTCATTGATAAATCTATGGATAGCACAAGGATTTATCCAATTATCAAACGAAAAGCTACATATGGAGGATGTTGCTAATGATTACTGTATGGATCTACTTTGGAGGTCCTTCTTCCAAGAAGCTAGAGAAGATAGTTTTGGGAATGTAATTAGTTTTAAAATGCATGATTTAATCCATGATCTTGCACAATCAATCTCAAGAGTTGAGTGCACATATATTGATTCAAATATAGAAAATGTCAAAAAGAATGTTCGTCACCTATCAATTGCATCTCACAATGTGCTTAAGAAGGATTTAAGCTCATTATTCAAAGCAAAGAAGATACGCACGTTGATTTTAATAACTGGTGAGAAAGAATCAAGTTGTCAAAAACCACCTCTTGAAATACTTTTTTCTAGTTTAAGATGCTTGCGTGCATTAAGCCTACGTGGCTCAGATATTATTTACGTGCCAAATTCCATAGAAGAGTTGACATATTTAAAGTATCTTGATCTTTCTAGGAATAAAATTAGAGTTCTCCCTATTTCTATTACTAGATTGTTGAATTTGCAAACATTAAACCTTAGTTATTGTGGTAAGCTTAAAGAACTACCGGGAAACGTTCAAAATTTGTTCAACCTCCGGAATCTTGAGTTAGAAGGTTGTGACAGTTTGACTTACATGCCACCTGGATTAGGACAGTTGACTTCTCTTCAAGTATTACCGTTGTTTATTGTAAACGAGGGACTTACTTGCGGTGGTCTTCCGGAATTGAACAAGCTAAATAACTTGAGAGGAGAACTAAGAATAGAAATTAAGGTACGGGTGGAAGATGCCACCTCTAAAGCCAAGGCTGCGAATTTGAAGGACAAGCAGCATCTTAGAAAATTGGTATTAATATGGGATGAGGAGCTGGGTAACGATGTCGCAGGTGTTTGTGAAGATGAAAATTTAATGGAAGGTCTCCAGCCACACCGGAATTTAAAAAAGTTGAAGGTGGAAGGGTACCAGGGTGTGAGATTTCCGAGTTGGCTTCGTTCTCTGACTGGTCTTGTGAtgttaaaaatatcaaattcgATGTGCCAATATCTATCGCCAATGTATCAACTCCCAAATCTCCGAGATCTATCTCTAGAACATATGGATGGCCTGGAATACATATCAGACCGGGAAATCACTGAAGGGATCTCTGCTTCATCAACATTTTTCCCATCCCTAGAGTCACTCAAATTGCAGAATTGCCCTAATCTAAAGGGATGGTGGAGGAGGGCTACAGTGGGTGTGGCAACATCAAGTCAACAATACCAGCAGCATGTATCTTTTCCTCGTCTTTTACAGTTGGAAATTAGGGGTTGCAAAAACCTGACTTGCATGCCGTTGTTTCCAAATCTTGAAAAACCGCTACGACTGACAGAATGCAGTTGCAATCCATTGCAACAAACAATGAATATGAAAGCAATCTCTTTGGTTCCCTCTGCTTCGAACTCCTCCCCTCCTCTCTCCAAATTAAAGATTCTATCTTTGTCTGGGATTGAGGACATAGAGTTTCTGCCAGAGCAGTGGTTGCAAAACCTGGCTTCTCTCGAGGAGCTACGGATAGAGAAATGCGATAGACTAAAATCTCTATCTCTGTCTCTATTTATGCAACATCTCACCTCCCTCAAGACGCTGTTTATTAGCGAGTGCAAGGAGGTTGATCTATTCTGTGATGAAGACACACAATCTGTTGGTGTCAGTCCTCAAATTACG GATCTTGAAATTTTCGATTTGCCCCGTCTGGTATCACTCCCCGAAGGGATTGGCAACCTTACTGCACTTCAGGATCTTGAAATTTTCGATTTGCCCCGTCTGGTATCACTCCCCGAAGGGATTGGCAAC CTTACTGCACTTCCGAATCTTGAAATTTCCGATTTGCCCTGTCTGGTATCACTCCCAGAAGGGATTGGCAAC CTTACTGCACTTCAGAATCTTGAAATTTCCGATTTGCCCTGTCTGATATCACTCCCCGAAGGGATTAGAAGTCTCACATCACTCAAAAGATTTCACGTCCGTTCATGCGCCAATCTGACATCGCTTCCATCAGGAATGCATCGGCTCTCCTCTTTAGAAACCCTGATAATCAGTAAGTGTCCCCACTTGAAAGAAAGATACCAGAAGGGAATTGGCGAGATTGCTCATGTCCCATATTTTCAATATTATGATGATTAA
- the LOC126716982 gene encoding putative disease resistance protein RGA1 isoform X11, whose product MAEAILYGVAQTIIENLGSMVFAEIGSMWGVEDEFEKLKDTVSAVQAVLLDAEEQQVKNYQVKHWLVRLRDAVYDADDLLTEFYTEDMRLRVIGDDEMTKTVRTYQSNPITAFFTSSSQLPFCHDMAKKITAMRERFDAIANDMNKFQFVVHPSETRVVTRERGQTCSFVCEEEVIGREEDKKAIIDLLLDYDVQENVSFISIVGIGGLGKTTLAQYVFNDEKVKNYFDLRMWVSVSDVFDVKTIAEKIIRCADVSKHENLDMEQVQNKLRETLNQKKYLLVLDDVWNEDEEKWCNLKRLLIRGSKGSKVVITTRTKLVAAITSTILPSYHLKGLSENQSWSLFKQMAFRKVQEMINPNLEAIGRDIVQKCCGVPLAIKAIGRILFFKKTEDEWLYIKNKELTNVTQEENNSGILPILKLSYDHLPSHLKCCFAYCSLFPKDHEISKFSLINLWIAQGFIQLSNEKLHMEDVANDYCMDLLWRSFFQEAREDSFGNVISFKMHDLIHDLAQSISRVECTYIDSNIENVKKNVRHLSIASHNVLKKDLSSLFKAKKIRTLILITGEKESSCQKPPLEILFSSLRCLRALSLRGSDIIYVPNSIEELTYLKYLDLSRNKIRVLPISITRLLNLQTLNLSYCGKLKELPGNVQNLFNLRNLELEGCDSLTYMPPGLGQLTSLQVLPLFIVNEGLTCGGLPELNKLNNLRGELRIEIKVRVEDATSKAKAANLKDKQHLRKLVLIWDEELGNDVAGVCEDENLMEGLQPHRNLKKLKVEGYQGVRFPSWLRSLTGLVMLKISNSMCQYLSPMYQLPNLRDLSLEHMDGLEYISDREITEGISASSTFFPSLESLKLQNCPNLKGWWRRATVGVATSSQQYQQHVSFPRLLQLEIRGCKNLTCMPLFPNLEKPLRLTECSCNPLQQTMNMKAISLVPSASNSSPPLSKLKILSLSGIEDIEFLPEQWLQNLASLEELRIEKCDRLKSLSLSLFMQHLTSLKTLFISECKEVDLFCDEDTQSVGVSPQITDLEIFDLPRLVSLPEGIGNLTALQDLEIFDLPRLVSLPEGIGNLTALQNLQISNLPCLVSLPEGIGNLTALQDLEISDLPCLVSLPEGIGNLTALQNLEISDLPCLISLPEGIRSLTSLKRFHVRSCANLTSLPSGMHRLSSLETLIISKCPHLKERYQKGIGEIAHVPYFQYYDD is encoded by the exons ATGGCCGAAGCAATCCTGTATGGCGTTGCGCAGACGATCATTGAAAATTTGGGCTCTATGGTTTTCGCAGAGATTGGATCCATGTGGGGTGTCGAAGATGAGTTCGAAAAATTGAAGGATACTGTTTCCGCTGTTCAAGCTGTACTTCTGGATGCTGAGGAGCAGCAGGTCAAGAACTATCAAGTCAAGCACTGGCTCGTGAGGCTCAGGGACGCAGTCTATGATGCGGATGACTTGCTGACCGAATTCTACACTGAAGATATGCGTCTAAGGGTGATAGGGGATGATGAAATGACAAAGACGGTACGTACTTATCAGTCTAATCCTATTACTGCTTTCTTTACAAGTTCAAGCCAACTTCCTTTTTGTCATGATATGGCTAAAAAAATAACAGCGATGAGGGAGAGATTTGATGCAATAGCAAATGATATGAATAAGTTTCAGTTTGTAGTACATCCATCAGAAACAAGGGTCGTGACTAGGGAAAGGGGTCAAACTTGCTCATTTGTATGTGAAGAAGAAGTTATAGGGAGAGAAGAGGATAAGAAGGCCATTATAGATCTATTATTGGACTATGATGTGCAAGAGAATGTTTCGTTTATATCCATAGTGGGGATTGGGGGGCTGGGGAAGACCACACTTGCTCAATATGTATTCAACGATGAGAAAGTGAAGAATTATTTTGACTTGCGCATGTGGGTGTCTGTCTCTGATGTCTTTGATGTAAAAACAATTGCTGAAAAGATAATTAGATGTGCAGATGTTTCGAAACATGAAAACCTTGACATGGAGCAAGTACAAAATAAACTTCGTGAAACACTCAACCAAAAGAAGTATTTACTTGTGTTGGATGATGTGTGGAACGAGGATGAGGAAAAGTGGTGTAATTTGAAAAGACTTTTGATACGTGGCTCAAAGGGAAGTAAGGTGGTGATAACAACACGGACTAAATTGGTTGCAGCGATTACTAGCACAATCTTACCGTCGTATCATCTAAAAGGCCTCTCGGAAAACCAATCTTGGTCTCTATTTAAGCAAATGGCATTTAGAAAAGTGCAAGAGATGATTAATCCTAATCTTGAAGCAATTGGAAGGGATATTGtacaaaaatgttgtggagTGCCTCTTGCTATTAAGGCAATAGGCAGAATATTATTCTTCAAAAAGACAGAGGATGAATGGTTATATATCAAGAATAAAGAACTTACAAATGTAActcaagaagaaaataatagtgGTATTTTACCGATTCTAAAATTGAGTTATGATCATCTCCCATCACATTTAAAGTGTTGTTTCGCTTATTGTTCATTATTTCCTAAAGATCATGAGATTTCAAAGTTTTCATTGATAAATCTATGGATAGCACAAGGATTTATCCAATTATCAAACGAAAAGCTACATATGGAGGATGTTGCTAATGATTACTGTATGGATCTACTTTGGAGGTCCTTCTTCCAAGAAGCTAGAGAAGATAGTTTTGGGAATGTAATTAGTTTTAAAATGCATGATTTAATCCATGATCTTGCACAATCAATCTCAAGAGTTGAGTGCACATATATTGATTCAAATATAGAAAATGTCAAAAAGAATGTTCGTCACCTATCAATTGCATCTCACAATGTGCTTAAGAAGGATTTAAGCTCATTATTCAAAGCAAAGAAGATACGCACGTTGATTTTAATAACTGGTGAGAAAGAATCAAGTTGTCAAAAACCACCTCTTGAAATACTTTTTTCTAGTTTAAGATGCTTGCGTGCATTAAGCCTACGTGGCTCAGATATTATTTACGTGCCAAATTCCATAGAAGAGTTGACATATTTAAAGTATCTTGATCTTTCTAGGAATAAAATTAGAGTTCTCCCTATTTCTATTACTAGATTGTTGAATTTGCAAACATTAAACCTTAGTTATTGTGGTAAGCTTAAAGAACTACCGGGAAACGTTCAAAATTTGTTCAACCTCCGGAATCTTGAGTTAGAAGGTTGTGACAGTTTGACTTACATGCCACCTGGATTAGGACAGTTGACTTCTCTTCAAGTATTACCGTTGTTTATTGTAAACGAGGGACTTACTTGCGGTGGTCTTCCGGAATTGAACAAGCTAAATAACTTGAGAGGAGAACTAAGAATAGAAATTAAGGTACGGGTGGAAGATGCCACCTCTAAAGCCAAGGCTGCGAATTTGAAGGACAAGCAGCATCTTAGAAAATTGGTATTAATATGGGATGAGGAGCTGGGTAACGATGTCGCAGGTGTTTGTGAAGATGAAAATTTAATGGAAGGTCTCCAGCCACACCGGAATTTAAAAAAGTTGAAGGTGGAAGGGTACCAGGGTGTGAGATTTCCGAGTTGGCTTCGTTCTCTGACTGGTCTTGTGAtgttaaaaatatcaaattcgATGTGCCAATATCTATCGCCAATGTATCAACTCCCAAATCTCCGAGATCTATCTCTAGAACATATGGATGGCCTGGAATACATATCAGACCGGGAAATCACTGAAGGGATCTCTGCTTCATCAACATTTTTCCCATCCCTAGAGTCACTCAAATTGCAGAATTGCCCTAATCTAAAGGGATGGTGGAGGAGGGCTACAGTGGGTGTGGCAACATCAAGTCAACAATACCAGCAGCATGTATCTTTTCCTCGTCTTTTACAGTTGGAAATTAGGGGTTGCAAAAACCTGACTTGCATGCCGTTGTTTCCAAATCTTGAAAAACCGCTACGACTGACAGAATGCAGTTGCAATCCATTGCAACAAACAATGAATATGAAAGCAATCTCTTTGGTTCCCTCTGCTTCGAACTCCTCCCCTCCTCTCTCCAAATTAAAGATTCTATCTTTGTCTGGGATTGAGGACATAGAGTTTCTGCCAGAGCAGTGGTTGCAAAACCTGGCTTCTCTCGAGGAGCTACGGATAGAGAAATGCGATAGACTAAAATCTCTATCTCTGTCTCTATTTATGCAACATCTCACCTCCCTCAAGACGCTGTTTATTAGCGAGTGCAAGGAGGTTGATCTATTCTGTGATGAAGACACACAATCTGTTGGTGTCAGTCCTCAAATTACG GATCTTGAAATTTTCGATTTGCCCCGTCTGGTATCACTCCCCGAAGGGATTGGCAACCTTACTGCACTTCAGGATCTTGAAATTTTCGATTTGCCCCGTCTGGTATCACTCCCCGAAGGGATTGGCAAC CTTACTGCACTTCAGAATCTTCAAATTTCCAATTTGCCCTGTCTGGTATCACTCCCCGAAGGGATTGGCAAC CTTACTGCACTTCAGGATCTTGAAATTTCCGATTTGCCCTGTCTGGTATCACTCCCCGAAGGGATTGGCAAC CTTACTGCACTTCAGAATCTTGAAATTTCCGATTTGCCCTGTCTGATATCACTCCCCGAAGGGATTAGAAGTCTCACATCACTCAAAAGATTTCACGTCCGTTCATGCGCCAATCTGACATCGCTTCCATCAGGAATGCATCGGCTCTCCTCTTTAGAAACCCTGATAATCAGTAAGTGTCCCCACTTGAAAGAAAGATACCAGAAGGGAATTGGCGAGATTGCTCATGTCCCATATTTTCAATATTATGATGATTAA
- the LOC126716982 gene encoding putative disease resistance protein RGA1 isoform X35 — protein MAEAILYGVAQTIIENLGSMVFAEIGSMWGVEDEFEKLKDTVSAVQAVLLDAEEQQVKNYQVKHWLVRLRDAVYDADDLLTEFYTEDMRLRVIGDDEMTKTVRTYQSNPITAFFTSSSQLPFCHDMAKKITAMRERFDAIANDMNKFQFVVHPSETRVVTRERGQTCSFVCEEEVIGREEDKKAIIDLLLDYDVQENVSFISIVGIGGLGKTTLAQYVFNDEKVKNYFDLRMWVSVSDVFDVKTIAEKIIRCADVSKHENLDMEQVQNKLRETLNQKKYLLVLDDVWNEDEEKWCNLKRLLIRGSKGSKVVITTRTKLVAAITSTILPSYHLKGLSENQSWSLFKQMAFRKVQEMINPNLEAIGRDIVQKCCGVPLAIKAIGRILFFKKTEDEWLYIKNKELTNVTQEENNSGILPILKLSYDHLPSHLKCCFAYCSLFPKDHEISKFSLINLWIAQGFIQLSNEKLHMEDVANDYCMDLLWRSFFQEAREDSFGNVISFKMHDLIHDLAQSISRVECTYIDSNIENVKKNVRHLSIASHNVLKKDLSSLFKAKKIRTLILITGEKESSCQKPPLEILFSSLRCLRALSLRGSDIIYVPNSIEELTYLKYLDLSRNKIRVLPISITRLLNLQTLNLSYCGKLKELPGNVQNLFNLRNLELEGCDSLTYMPPGLGQLTSLQVLPLFIVNEGLTCGGLPELNKLNNLRGELRIEIKVRVEDATSKAKAANLKDKQHLRKLVLIWDEELGNDVAGVCEDENLMEGLQPHRNLKKLKVEGYQGVRFPSWLRSLTGLVMLKISNSMCQYLSPMYQLPNLRDLSLEHMDGLEYISDREITEGISASSTFFPSLESLKLQNCPNLKGWWRRATVGVATSSQQYQQHVSFPRLLQLEIRGCKNLTCMPLFPNLEKPLRLTECSCNPLQQTMNMKAISLVPSASNSSPPLSKLKILSLSGIEDIEFLPEQWLQNLASLEELRIEKCDRLKSLSLSLFMQHLTSLKTLFISECKEVDLFCDEDTQSVGVSPQITDLEIFDLPRLVSLPEGIGNLTALQNLEISDLPCLISLPEGIRSLTSLKRFHVRSCANLTSLPSGMHRLSSLETLIISKCPHLKERYQKGIGEIAHVPYFQYYDD, from the exons ATGGCCGAAGCAATCCTGTATGGCGTTGCGCAGACGATCATTGAAAATTTGGGCTCTATGGTTTTCGCAGAGATTGGATCCATGTGGGGTGTCGAAGATGAGTTCGAAAAATTGAAGGATACTGTTTCCGCTGTTCAAGCTGTACTTCTGGATGCTGAGGAGCAGCAGGTCAAGAACTATCAAGTCAAGCACTGGCTCGTGAGGCTCAGGGACGCAGTCTATGATGCGGATGACTTGCTGACCGAATTCTACACTGAAGATATGCGTCTAAGGGTGATAGGGGATGATGAAATGACAAAGACGGTACGTACTTATCAGTCTAATCCTATTACTGCTTTCTTTACAAGTTCAAGCCAACTTCCTTTTTGTCATGATATGGCTAAAAAAATAACAGCGATGAGGGAGAGATTTGATGCAATAGCAAATGATATGAATAAGTTTCAGTTTGTAGTACATCCATCAGAAACAAGGGTCGTGACTAGGGAAAGGGGTCAAACTTGCTCATTTGTATGTGAAGAAGAAGTTATAGGGAGAGAAGAGGATAAGAAGGCCATTATAGATCTATTATTGGACTATGATGTGCAAGAGAATGTTTCGTTTATATCCATAGTGGGGATTGGGGGGCTGGGGAAGACCACACTTGCTCAATATGTATTCAACGATGAGAAAGTGAAGAATTATTTTGACTTGCGCATGTGGGTGTCTGTCTCTGATGTCTTTGATGTAAAAACAATTGCTGAAAAGATAATTAGATGTGCAGATGTTTCGAAACATGAAAACCTTGACATGGAGCAAGTACAAAATAAACTTCGTGAAACACTCAACCAAAAGAAGTATTTACTTGTGTTGGATGATGTGTGGAACGAGGATGAGGAAAAGTGGTGTAATTTGAAAAGACTTTTGATACGTGGCTCAAAGGGAAGTAAGGTGGTGATAACAACACGGACTAAATTGGTTGCAGCGATTACTAGCACAATCTTACCGTCGTATCATCTAAAAGGCCTCTCGGAAAACCAATCTTGGTCTCTATTTAAGCAAATGGCATTTAGAAAAGTGCAAGAGATGATTAATCCTAATCTTGAAGCAATTGGAAGGGATATTGtacaaaaatgttgtggagTGCCTCTTGCTATTAAGGCAATAGGCAGAATATTATTCTTCAAAAAGACAGAGGATGAATGGTTATATATCAAGAATAAAGAACTTACAAATGTAActcaagaagaaaataatagtgGTATTTTACCGATTCTAAAATTGAGTTATGATCATCTCCCATCACATTTAAAGTGTTGTTTCGCTTATTGTTCATTATTTCCTAAAGATCATGAGATTTCAAAGTTTTCATTGATAAATCTATGGATAGCACAAGGATTTATCCAATTATCAAACGAAAAGCTACATATGGAGGATGTTGCTAATGATTACTGTATGGATCTACTTTGGAGGTCCTTCTTCCAAGAAGCTAGAGAAGATAGTTTTGGGAATGTAATTAGTTTTAAAATGCATGATTTAATCCATGATCTTGCACAATCAATCTCAAGAGTTGAGTGCACATATATTGATTCAAATATAGAAAATGTCAAAAAGAATGTTCGTCACCTATCAATTGCATCTCACAATGTGCTTAAGAAGGATTTAAGCTCATTATTCAAAGCAAAGAAGATACGCACGTTGATTTTAATAACTGGTGAGAAAGAATCAAGTTGTCAAAAACCACCTCTTGAAATACTTTTTTCTAGTTTAAGATGCTTGCGTGCATTAAGCCTACGTGGCTCAGATATTATTTACGTGCCAAATTCCATAGAAGAGTTGACATATTTAAAGTATCTTGATCTTTCTAGGAATAAAATTAGAGTTCTCCCTATTTCTATTACTAGATTGTTGAATTTGCAAACATTAAACCTTAGTTATTGTGGTAAGCTTAAAGAACTACCGGGAAACGTTCAAAATTTGTTCAACCTCCGGAATCTTGAGTTAGAAGGTTGTGACAGTTTGACTTACATGCCACCTGGATTAGGACAGTTGACTTCTCTTCAAGTATTACCGTTGTTTATTGTAAACGAGGGACTTACTTGCGGTGGTCTTCCGGAATTGAACAAGCTAAATAACTTGAGAGGAGAACTAAGAATAGAAATTAAGGTACGGGTGGAAGATGCCACCTCTAAAGCCAAGGCTGCGAATTTGAAGGACAAGCAGCATCTTAGAAAATTGGTATTAATATGGGATGAGGAGCTGGGTAACGATGTCGCAGGTGTTTGTGAAGATGAAAATTTAATGGAAGGTCTCCAGCCACACCGGAATTTAAAAAAGTTGAAGGTGGAAGGGTACCAGGGTGTGAGATTTCCGAGTTGGCTTCGTTCTCTGACTGGTCTTGTGAtgttaaaaatatcaaattcgATGTGCCAATATCTATCGCCAATGTATCAACTCCCAAATCTCCGAGATCTATCTCTAGAACATATGGATGGCCTGGAATACATATCAGACCGGGAAATCACTGAAGGGATCTCTGCTTCATCAACATTTTTCCCATCCCTAGAGTCACTCAAATTGCAGAATTGCCCTAATCTAAAGGGATGGTGGAGGAGGGCTACAGTGGGTGTGGCAACATCAAGTCAACAATACCAGCAGCATGTATCTTTTCCTCGTCTTTTACAGTTGGAAATTAGGGGTTGCAAAAACCTGACTTGCATGCCGTTGTTTCCAAATCTTGAAAAACCGCTACGACTGACAGAATGCAGTTGCAATCCATTGCAACAAACAATGAATATGAAAGCAATCTCTTTGGTTCCCTCTGCTTCGAACTCCTCCCCTCCTCTCTCCAAATTAAAGATTCTATCTTTGTCTGGGATTGAGGACATAGAGTTTCTGCCAGAGCAGTGGTTGCAAAACCTGGCTTCTCTCGAGGAGCTACGGATAGAGAAATGCGATAGACTAAAATCTCTATCTCTGTCTCTATTTATGCAACATCTCACCTCCCTCAAGACGCTGTTTATTAGCGAGTGCAAGGAGGTTGATCTATTCTGTGATGAAGACACACAATCTGTTGGTGTCAGTCCTCAAATTACG GATCTTGAAATTTTCGATTTGCCCCGTCTGGTATCACTCCCCGAAGGGATTGGCAAC CTTACTGCACTTCAGAATCTTGAAATTTCCGATTTGCCCTGTCTGATATCACTCCCCGAAGGGATTAGAAGTCTCACATCACTCAAAAGATTTCACGTCCGTTCATGCGCCAATCTGACATCGCTTCCATCAGGAATGCATCGGCTCTCCTCTTTAGAAACCCTGATAATCAGTAAGTGTCCCCACTTGAAAGAAAGATACCAGAAGGGAATTGGCGAGATTGCTCATGTCCCATATTTTCAATATTATGATGATTAA